From one Salinibacterium hongtaonis genomic stretch:
- a CDS encoding CPBP family intramembrane glutamic endopeptidase: MTRRRIGAEIAIVLGLSLGASAVYSIIAIANRLTREQPLSDQTATINSSLSPRPVFDLIYQLMAILVDLMPVALVVYLMWSASKPHLERLGIDGTRAGRDGAWGIVLALVIGIPGLGLYLGGKALGITVTVVPTDLAEHWWTVPVLLLAAVRSSVVEEFIVVGYLFARLRDLRWGPWAIILSAALFRGTYHLYQGFGSFIGNIAMGVLFGWLYTRFGRLMPLVVAHALIDAAVFVGYPWAAAALPGLFAPV, from the coding sequence CTGACCCGCCGCCGCATCGGTGCAGAAATCGCGATCGTGCTCGGGCTCTCGCTCGGAGCATCCGCCGTCTATTCGATCATCGCCATCGCCAATCGACTGACCCGCGAGCAGCCACTCTCCGACCAGACCGCGACCATCAACTCCTCGCTGAGCCCCCGGCCGGTGTTCGACCTCATCTACCAACTCATGGCGATTCTCGTGGACCTCATGCCCGTGGCGCTCGTGGTTTACCTCATGTGGTCAGCCTCGAAACCCCATCTGGAGCGCCTCGGCATTGACGGCACGAGGGCTGGCAGAGACGGTGCCTGGGGAATCGTGCTCGCCCTCGTCATCGGCATCCCAGGGCTGGGGCTCTATCTGGGGGGAAAGGCGCTCGGGATAACGGTGACCGTTGTGCCGACAGACCTGGCCGAACACTGGTGGACCGTGCCGGTTCTGCTGCTCGCCGCAGTGCGCTCCAGCGTGGTCGAAGAGTTCATTGTTGTCGGATATCTATTTGCCCGCCTGCGGGACTTGCGCTGGGGGCCGTGGGCCATCATCCTGAGCGCTGCGCTGTTTCGCGGCACCTACCACCTGTACCAAGGCTTCGGCTCGTTCATCGGCAACATCGCGATGGGCGTGCTCTTTGGCTGGCTTTACACGAGGTTCGGGCGGCTGATGCCGCTCGTCGTTGCGCACGCCCTCATCGACGCAGCCGTCTTCGTGGGCTATCCCTGGGCCGCCGCGGCGCTGCCGGGGTTGTTCGCCCCGGTTTAG
- a CDS encoding ABC transporter family substrate-binding protein: MAITGQRFRRVATLAAIAGASAMVLAACTTSGEQEGDAGDTISIAVTNAFTSFNGDTPQANLDTNGMVGYLTGVSGGLGLGGFMRLDTDFSLIKDESFGTYERVSEDPLTVKYTLNDGLKWSDGEPITADDMLFSWAQSSGYYDDATLDPETGEAISGTQYFSLAGSTAGLDTTSFPEIGDDNLSLTIEYASPYVDWELVNLIGKPAHVIAEKAGVSLEDFVALLKELPQGDPAAPVEANPTLKAAADFWNTGYDVTSFPEDESLLVGSGPFTVTAFTAESDITLTKNPEYKGDLAPEYETLIIRFIGDSNAQVTALQNGEVNAIYPQPSADTLDALEAANAVTYEGSQLAYDHLDLKQSSAVFADPKVREAFLKTVPRQQILDSIITPVNPSAEVLNSQIFVPANPEYADAVKASGYDEFNEPDIEGAKALLAGATPTVRILYNTNNPNRVDSFNAIRQSAESAGFIIVDAGSPDWSSLLSGGEYDASIFGWVSPGAGNAALPQIFKTRGGGNYNDYSNPDVDILVDESQVSLDADELADIKIQIDAFTKKDGYGLPLFQTPGLFADNGTIKGLEYFGGQTGIVWNAQDWTLAG; the protein is encoded by the coding sequence TTGGCAATCACAGGACAACGCTTCAGGAGGGTGGCCACGCTTGCGGCCATCGCCGGAGCCTCAGCCATGGTGCTGGCTGCATGCACAACATCTGGTGAGCAGGAAGGCGACGCGGGCGACACCATCTCGATCGCCGTCACCAACGCCTTCACGTCGTTCAACGGCGACACCCCCCAGGCGAACCTCGACACCAACGGAATGGTTGGCTACCTCACGGGTGTTTCGGGCGGACTCGGACTGGGCGGCTTCATGCGCCTCGACACCGACTTCTCGCTCATCAAGGACGAGAGCTTCGGAACCTACGAGCGCGTCTCCGAAGACCCGCTGACCGTCAAGTACACGCTCAACGACGGCCTCAAGTGGTCCGACGGCGAGCCGATCACGGCCGACGACATGCTCTTCTCGTGGGCGCAGAGCTCTGGCTACTACGACGACGCCACGCTCGACCCGGAGACCGGCGAAGCCATCTCCGGCACGCAGTACTTCTCGCTCGCGGGCAGCACGGCTGGCCTCGACACCACCTCGTTCCCCGAGATCGGTGACGACAACCTGTCGCTCACGATCGAGTACGCGTCCCCATACGTTGACTGGGAGCTGGTCAACCTGATCGGCAAGCCTGCTCACGTTATCGCCGAGAAGGCTGGCGTTTCGCTCGAGGACTTCGTTGCTCTTCTCAAGGAGCTCCCGCAGGGCGACCCCGCGGCTCCGGTTGAGGCGAACCCCACGCTCAAGGCCGCTGCTGACTTCTGGAACACGGGCTACGACGTCACGTCGTTCCCCGAGGACGAGTCGCTTCTCGTTGGCTCTGGTCCCTTCACGGTGACCGCGTTCACGGCTGAGTCTGACATCACGCTCACCAAGAACCCCGAGTACAAGGGCGACCTTGCACCGGAGTACGAGACGCTCATCATCCGCTTCATCGGTGACTCGAACGCACAGGTTACGGCTCTTCAGAACGGTGAGGTCAACGCGATCTACCCGCAGCCGTCCGCCGACACGCTCGACGCGCTCGAGGCAGCCAACGCTGTGACCTACGAGGGCAGCCAGCTCGCGTACGACCACCTCGACCTCAAGCAGTCCTCCGCGGTCTTCGCTGACCCGAAGGTGCGCGAGGCATTCCTCAAGACGGTTCCGCGTCAGCAGATCCTCGACTCGATCATCACGCCGGTCAACCCTTCGGCTGAGGTTCTCAACTCGCAGATCTTCGTGCCCGCTAACCCCGAGTACGCCGACGCTGTCAAGGCGAGCGGATACGACGAGTTCAACGAGCCCGACATCGAGGGTGCCAAGGCGCTCCTCGCCGGTGCAACGCCGACCGTTCGCATCCTCTACAACACCAACAACCCGAACCGCGTCGACTCGTTCAACGCGATTCGTCAGTCGGCAGAGTCTGCAGGCTTCATCATCGTTGACGCTGGATCGCCCGACTGGTCGAGCCTGCTGAGCGGTGGCGAGTACGACGCTTCCATCTTCGGTTGGGTCTCCCCGGGTGCGGGCAACGCCGCGCTTCCGCAGATCTTCAAGACCCGCGGTGGCGGAAACTACAACGACTACTCGAACCCGGATGTCGACATCCTGGTCGACGAGTCGCAGGTGTCGCTCGATGCAGACGAACTGGCTGACATCAAGATCCAGATCGACGCGTTCACGAAGAAGGACGGCTACGGCCTGCCCCTCTTCCAGACTCCTGGTCTATTCGCCGACAACGGCACCATCAAGGGCCTTGAGTACTTCGGTGGCCAGACGGGCATCGTCTGGAACGCCCAGGACTGGACCCTTGCTGGCTAG